The sequence TTAGATGTCCGAGGAAGAGATATGGTAACAGGTCTTCCTACAACATTGAAAATTTCATCTGAAGAAGTTTATAATGCGTTAAAGGAACCAGTTCAACAGATTGTGGATGAGGTAAAATTAACCTTGGAAAAATGTCCACCTGAATTATCAGGAGATATCTTGGAGAATGGAATTGTATTAACCGGCGGAGGATCACTTCTAAGGAATATGGACAAACTCATTGAAAAAGAAACTAAAATTCCTGTTAAGATTGCAGAAAATCCATTGGATTGCGTAGCAATTGGAACGGGGAAAACATTAGATAACTTAAATGTTTTTCGCCAATCGAAAAAAGCCAAATAAAAAATAAGATATCAAAACCCTTGGGCTTTGATATCTTATTTTTTTACTATACGAATATAAATTTTCATGGTTCCCAACCACGCGTCTATGCAGAACTCCAAAGATTGCAATAAACAGTTTCTTTGTAGAAAAGGTCAAATTTCAAAGTTTGTTGGTATTAGCTTGATGGGCATGGGGTAGCACCCTCATTTCGCGAATTTACAACGCTAAGCATATAAATAAAGTGCTCGTCTCCAATAAACCCCAGTGATCTTTGGTTAAATGATCTGGCGAACTACCGCAAGCAATCCTGTGATTAAAACATAAAAAAGATACCACATAGGAACCCTATACTTATTGGTGATAAGGGAGGTGGTCTTATGTGGTACCTTTATGTGTCTGTTCTAATCTTTAATGCTGTAGCCATCTTAATCAAAAAAAGATTAGAACCTATTGTGTATTATGCTTCTATCTTTTGGGGGCTATTCACTGCAGAATTTGTAGATAAATGGACAGATAAATGGGACTGGTATGGATTTTTTGAACCACAAGTGATTGACTGGCAGACTAACCTTATTATCTTAGGAATTTATCCAGCTGCTACGGTCCTTTTGATTAATTGGTACCCTTATGAGCGAACAATAAAAGCTAAGGTTGCCTATGTTCTTGCATGGTCTGTATTCTCTACCCTATTTGAGTATTCTTTTTATCTTGCAGGGTATGAACACTTTCATGGCGGATGGAAATGGTGGCATTCAGCTATTACCTATCCCTTCTGATACGAGATACTGTTCATCCAAGTATGGTTTGTAAGACAGCTAATAAAAAGGGTTTGACGGATTACGGCATTTGAAAATTGTACCAATAGCAAGTTAAATTTATACATCATATAACTGATGTATAGGGAGTCCGCCCTTTTTTTAAAACGACCTTCTCCGTCAGGAAGGTCGTTTTTTTGTATTTACGTTTAAAACTAGTTTAGAATCTCCTGATTCAAGGAGAAAGTATGTCAAAAATCCTGAAGAAACCAGACTATGAAGCTCTTGGCGATATATACAAAAAGTACCGATAGCCAGTTGATTTTCTAAGTGATATAACAGTGGTGTAGAGATTTTCCCCCTCCGAAATACGAACCTTTTGTCCGCTATTGAGCGGGCTTTTCTTTTTATTCAGGGGTAGTACTAATGGCGGCTCCCCTAATAGGGATCGCCGTAAAAAATTTTTAATAGACCCCTTTCAATCCTTTGATGGAATCTGATCTCCTTTTAATGAACATGTAATAGTGCCGTTTTTAAAACGCCATAAAACAGAAGGGCTGAAACCAGCATATAAAACGTACCAGTTCTTTTTCGTTGTTGTAACTCAGAAATGCCAAAAGAAAACATTATAATCCCTAACAAAAACAGGTTAATTGGAAGAACCTCTTGATTGTTTACGATTAAACCATAAATACTGAATATCACTACAATTATCGAAAGGCTTATTCTTGAGATTCTTAGCAAACAAGTCACCAACTTTCCGTATCCTTATCGCTTTTATTGATGCTATTCTAAATAGGTCGCTTATTTTTTTGTGGCTGCATATTCATGGAGCATTACTGGTATCCATATATTAACATTTGCAAAAGTATTCTTTATTCTTTCCTGAGATGTTCGTTTACTCCTTCAGCATAACAGAGTTATTTAATATAGCCTAATTAAAAGAAACGAAATTGATTTTGGAGTTATAATCACGGGTGGTCTGCATGGATCAACAAACATTTGGTTTTAAAAATGCTTAAAATATAGTTGTTGTCATCACACTTCTTTAATTACGCATATTTTTCTCTTAATTACAGTTCATAATAAAATTGTTGTTAATATATTCAAGAGCAGCACATACTTTTTTACCCTGGGTAAAGTCATTGAAGACGTACAACCAAGGTTTTTAATTTTTAATGAATGTGTTGTGCGACGTAAAGAGAGGATTTTTTATTGTTATTTATTATCATCTTAGGATTCAACATCGACTTAACAGATCCTAGGGAATGTCATCTTATTGCATATAGTGACAGCTTCGCTGGCACACCCTCAAACAATGCCTTTGGAGACTCCGTGTCAATATATACTAGATCTTCCAGTTGCAAAGCTCCAATTGTCTTACGTTGAGGTAATCGAAGTGGCTAAAAATTCAATTATCAAATACATGTGGTGGGACCCCTGCTTGTTTTTCTAGGGCAAGTATAAATATACTTTCTTCATAAACATATTCTTGATATTCATTTATCTGCTCGCGCCTTTTTAAATTTTCTGCCTGCAATTTTTGAATTTTTGATTGGACCTTTAATTTATTAAATAAATTTTTAAAAAAGTTATTTCGTAATCGTTCAATTTCATCTTCATTTTCTTTTATTGAAATTTGGTTTAGGCTGATAAGCTCACAATAGGTACTAATAAATTCCTTGTGTTTTTTTACATTATCCCTTAATGATTTAATATACTCGGCTTTTAATCCAAATTTATTTATTGAATCTAAATGTATCTCAGGATGCTTTTTTGTCATGATTGTAATCTCCGTTGTGTGTTTTACCTATAAACCATAAGGTTATTTTATGCTATACAACTTTAATTGAGGTTAAGTTTTTCTTTCCATTAAATTAAATTTGAACATAATTTATTAAATGCAAAGATAAGATAATTTTACTTAGTGTAGGAAAAGTAGAATTATTTTAAGATGGAAATACGAACAAAAAAATATATATAATAGAAGAAACTCGTCAAAAAATAGACTTTGCACACAATGGTTTTTTTAAATGGGAATAAAAAATTTGGAATTTTTGTGTATCTAAAGGATAATCAACCTACATAAATATCCATTTTATACCCTAAATAAGAAAATCGAAAACGGTCGTTTATGGTTATAAAACGAAAACCGTCTCTTCTAACTTCAAAACTACTAAATTTTATAATCAAAAATATAACCAAAATCAAAAGACCAATATATCAATACCTAATCTCTCTTCAGGAGGGCTTTTTATTTTGTCTCATTAAACTAAGCATATAATATGCATTATATACGTTTAAACCCTCCAAAACCTATGTTATACTCATCGTATAAGGTTGTTTTTTACCCTGATTTTATGTGGTTTTCAGGGTGCTAAACTCGGCATATAAGTTAAGAGGTGGAAGAGTGCTAGAAGAATATATTACCAATCTTGAAAAACAGGATAAGTCCCCTAAAACCATTATTTCCTATCGGAATGATATTCTTATTTTTATGGATGATTTACATATAAAACCAAATGAATTTGTGACGGCAACAGATGTAAGAAAATGGATAAACGGTATGTTACATCCAAATGATAGAAAGCCTTTGGCCATCACGACGATTAATCGACGATTAAATGCTTTACGCAGTTTTTATTCATGGGCTCAAAAAAATCAAAAGCTGCAGCATAATCCAATGGAAGAAATTCAGGACATTAAGTCGGCCGATGAAAATCAAGAAAAAATCATGTGGCTTACAGAGGAAGAATTTGAAGATTTATTAAATCGTGTAAGAAAGACACCGGTTAAAAGCAGGGGAGTGGATCCTGAAGAAAAGTACCGGCGTGATCGGGCGATCATTTATTTATTGACGTACGCCGGTTTACGGGTAGATGAACTTTCCCATTTAAAGTTAACCGATCTTGACATGGAGTTAAAACGAATTCGAATTTTGGGGAAAGGACGAAAGCTTCGGACCGTGCCGATGTCCAACACCTTGTGGCAGGAACTGTACGACTGGTTACTCTTTCGGGCAGAAATGGCAAACAGGAAAGAGCATGTAGCAGAGTCGCCGTATGTCTTTTATAGCCAGCGGTCTCCACAATTTACGGTCCGTGGGATTCAGACGATGATGGAAAGCTATAGTTTGCCACAGAAAAAATTGACGCCTCATATGTTTAGGCATACATTCTGTAAATGGATGTTAAAAGCAACCCATAATGACATTGAAAAGGTGAGAAGACTCGCCGGTCATAGTAACATTTCTACCACGGCACGATATTTAAAAGATTCTTATAGCGACTTGGCTGATGCTGTGGAAGCCATGCCGAAATTTTAATTTTTGTGAAGATGATCTAAGTTGGGTAAGGAATAGGACGTTAAATTGAAAAGTACCTATATAATAGTAGAAACTCATATTAAATAGCCTATTCTGTGAGCATAGGCTATTTTAGTATTCAACAAACAGGCTATTGTATTTAACAGCACCAACCTTAAGGTTGCATTTAAAGCCTTAAGGCTTTATGGGTTAGCGTAACCATGCAAAAGTAAACAATAATCATATTATATCTTGATTTTTTCTCCATTCATCATCGTATCAAAACGCTTTAAAACGAGTGCTGAAAATATTTAGCTAGGCCATCGTAACAGAAACGTTCGTTTTTGTTACAGGTATTTCAAACCTTTTTATTCAGCAAACGGGCCAGATTGTGTAATAACACATTTAAAGTAAATTGGTATCAGCAAAAGATATTGTGAAATTTTTCACTTAAAGTAACGGGGCAGTTTAGTTTAGCAACACCTACGTACTCAAAATGATTTTAATGTATAATATTGTAAAATGCGATTGAGTATAGGAGGGGTTATCATCAGAAAATATGTTGTTTTTGCTTTGGTTATAGTAATGGTATTGTTTTTATTTGTAGGATTGATTTCAAAAAAGGAAGCACATAGTATATCAAACGAAAAGGAAAACGATGTAAGGAAAATAGCTTGGAATTACATTCCAAAATCAGAAATACCACATATTGTCGGTAGTTGGAAAGATGCAAAAGTTTATAAACGACCTCTAAGACAATTTAATATGAAACAAGTCTATATTGTTAGCTTTCCAACAAATGAGAATCCTTCACTTGGTGACTATGCAATCTATATAGATATTAATACAAAGAAATTCCTTGGTATTGGACTAAGGGACTAAAAACCAGTTCACATTTCTTTTTTAACGTAAAAGGTTGTGAAGGATTGTTCTTAAGCTAACGGGGGCAAGAGTTTAATAACGATATTCAATTATCGGGCGCATTTATGTAGTAACAAAAAATCCTAATTTCACATTAAATTGGGTAAAATTAGGATTTTTAATATTGAAAATTCCTTAACGTTGTAAACCCGCATTTCCCAACGCTACCCCTGCCTTCATTAAAATGGGCTTTTTTGTTTCGTTAAATAAAACAGATTCATAACCTAAAAGTTATTTTTACGGTTTGTTAAAGTACCTTAAGGAAAATAGAAGAATTGCTGGCAAAATGAAATAACCTGAACCTTTAGTTTTACTACAATGTAGTGGGATCAAACATAAATTCATTGCCTATGGCTGAACGTCCCAAATTGGTTAATTGTATAGAACGACGAATGGCTCCTTTTTCAACCCAACCTAGATCAATGAGACGTTGTGTAATTGATATCGCCAACGGCCCTGCTAAATGATGTTTTCGAACTGTCCAATCAATATGAAGAGGAACGGCTTCAGGATTCACTTTTTTAGGTAAGGGATGGATACCAAATTCTCGTAACCATTGTTTTCCTTTATCAGTCAATTGATAAAACTCCCCTAAATCACGGAGATATCCCAACTCAATCAATGCTTCTGTAAGTGCAACACCCAATTTTCCTGCTAAATGATCATAACAGGTACGAGCATAATCCAGAGCCTTTTTGTGGCTGGATTGACGTAGAGATCGTACTTTCACAGGTGGCGAAACTACAGCAATTGCCTCCATAACTTGAGCAACCTCCGGTCCAGCAAGTTTGTAATAACGATGACGTCCCTGAACTTCCACACTAATAAGTGAGCCTTCAACCAGTTTTGCTAAATGAGCACTCGCCGTTTGCGGAGATACACCAGATAGGGTTGCAAGTTCACCGGCTGTTAATGCCTGACCATCTGCCAGGGCTATTAGGATCGTTGTTCGTGTGGGGTCACCTATGAGTGAGGCTGTAGAGGAGATATTAGAATACATCGTCATGTTAAAGCCACTCCTTCCAAACAATCATATAAAAATTATATCATTTCGACATTTCGATGAAACGTGAAATGTTAGGACTATATAATTGTGATAGTTGCTATCAAAACGAATACTCATTGGAAATAGGAGTGATTTAATTATGAGAAAGGACAGGATACAAACGAACCAAACTGATCAAATGATTGTACTTACAGCAGGTATTGGAATGTTCTTATCTACTTTGGATACAGGGATTATTAACGTGGCATTACCCACATTGGTACAGTCTTTCAATTCCTCAATTACTGTTATGACCTGGACTATTACGATGTATACGTTGGCTCTGGTTGGGACTATTATTATTTTTGGACGTTTAAGTGATAAGTATGGACGTTTAAAGATTTATGCTTCAGGCCTCATTGTATTTTTCATGGCTTCCATACTTTGTGGTCTATCTACCTCCCCAGGTGAATTGATCACATTCCGTACCCTTCAAGGAATTGGTGCTGCTATGTTACAGGGAACTGCTGTAGCCATTATTACCACTGCAATTCCAAAAGAGCGACAAGGAGTAGCTCTAGGAACATTAGGAGTTCTATTGGGGCTAGGGCCGGTTCTTGGTCCAAGTATTGGGGGGTTTTTAATCTCCTTGGGAAGCTGGAGATGGATTTTTTTTATCAATATACCCATCACTTTAGTAGGTTTATTAGGCTGTACTATAGTCTTTAAAAAAGTAAAGGAATCAAGAAACGCCATCCAAATTGATTTGCCGGGCAGTATATTATTGGGCTTTTCCGTATTAGCCCTACTCCGAGGGCTTTCAATGTTATCTACATCAGGAATTGTAAGCATTGAGTCCCTCGGACCTATTATGCTTTTTGCAATTTTATTTGTACTATTCTTCTTTTGGGAGAGAAAAGCGAAAGAACCTATTGTGAATTTAAAGCTATTCCTGCATGGTGATTTTGCTGCACCCGTTTTGGGGATATTTGTACTTGGTGGGGCAACCTCACTAGGTTTTATTGTTCCTCCTTACTTTTTAGAACAAGTGTCAAAGCTTGAACCATGGCAAGCTGGCCTAGTCAATTTGTCTGCCCCTTTAGGGCTTGTTTTAATGTCTAAAGTATCCGGACGGTTAATTGAAAAAGCAGGCACTACTCGCCTTATGATGATTGGCCTTATTATTATGGCTGTTACTTATGGAATTCTCGGTATAATGCAATCGAATTGGAGTCCGTCTCTAATTGCAACATTGTTAATGTTATACGGGGTTGGTGCAGGCTTTTTTGTACCACCCAATACTTCGGCTATTATGAGTGCAGTTGGTCGAGAGATTCAGGGAACAATAGGTGCTTTTCAGCGAATGATGCAAAATCTTGGAATTGCCCTGTATGCAACGATAGCCTCAGTGTTTATCCGAACCCATTCGCATTCAGGTATAGAGACAATCATGAGTGGTTTTCGAGAAGCATGGATATTTGCGTCTGGAACCATTTTGTTGAGTCTACTGATTTTTATATTTGTTTTTAGACGTAATCCTATAAATCAAACTTCCGATATCTACAAGCATACCGACTAATATATAATTTTAAATTTCAGTTATTCCATTATAGGGCGCAAGAATTGAACAACGATGGACTGTTTTCAGCAGTCCATTTTTCTTGATCTTTAATCAGGTAAAGGGCAATTTAGCGAAAAAAGTAGCTGAAATAATATGTTGTCCTTGACCCATTGTGTATCAAATAAAAAAGCTAGGAAACGTTCCTAACGTCCAGTTTCTGGAAAATTATTTATTACTCCTGTCCTTTGCAATCGATTCTCGGTCACTTGCTGTTGGAGGCTGTTCCAACCACCCATTTTTGATCATCAGTTGGGCGCCGTCTTCTGCAAAATGCAACAGTTCTATCATGAGCCGTAAGTAATCAGCCCCTATATCTCTTCTGGCATTCACACTGAGCGCCGACCCGTAATAAGAAAGGCTAAGTTGCGTCGATAATTGGATTTGAAACATCATGTATTTATCGGAAAAAGTCGTTGACGTGGAATCCGTGATCATCGATTGCCAGGAAAAAGGCGAATTTAAATGATCTTCTTCCAAGACTGATTCAAATAGTTTAATGTGTTTATTGGCAATACCGAGACCCCGTTTGAAATGTTCGCGTGCTTCATTCGAATGAGCAACTTGAATAAATCCAACTTTTAACGCCGCATGCAAGTGCATTTTGAGCATGTTAAAGGAAATATCGCCAATTTCAATCGCATTCAGCGGACGTCGCCTCCCCAACCAACCGGTTAAAAATCCTTGTCGCTGGACAAAATCGATTGCATCGGGCGGTGTCAACACAGGAGGGCGTGTAAACAGTCCTTTTGAAAGCATCAAATGAATGGATTGATCAAAAAGCGCCATCGTTTCTGACATGCAGGTGATGTAATACTTCCGTATGTCAGAACGGACAGATGTACTAACTGTCAAGGCATAGCCGGTCAATCCCTGAAGCGTCATAACATAGAGATAATTCAGGTAAAAAGGATCTTGAAAAAGGCGAGGC comes from Neobacillus endophyticus and encodes:
- a CDS encoding DUF3953 domain-containing protein, translated to MIFSIYGLIVNNQEVLPINLFLLGIIMFSFGISELQQRKRTGTFYMLVSALLFYGVLKTALLHVH
- a CDS encoding MFS transporter, with amino-acid sequence MRKDRIQTNQTDQMIVLTAGIGMFLSTLDTGIINVALPTLVQSFNSSITVMTWTITMYTLALVGTIIIFGRLSDKYGRLKIYASGLIVFFMASILCGLSTSPGELITFRTLQGIGAAMLQGTAVAIITTAIPKERQGVALGTLGVLLGLGPVLGPSIGGFLISLGSWRWIFFINIPITLVGLLGCTIVFKKVKESRNAIQIDLPGSILLGFSVLALLRGLSMLSTSGIVSIESLGPIMLFAILFVLFFFWERKAKEPIVNLKLFLHGDFAAPVLGIFVLGGATSLGFIVPPYFLEQVSKLEPWQAGLVNLSAPLGLVLMSKVSGRLIEKAGTTRLMMIGLIIMAVTYGILGIMQSNWSPSLIATLLMLYGVGAGFFVPPNTSAIMSAVGREIQGTIGAFQRMMQNLGIALYATIASVFIRTHSHSGIETIMSGFREAWIFASGTILLSLLIFIFVFRRNPINQTSDIYKHTD
- a CDS encoding ArsR/SmtB family transcription factor, producing the protein MTMYSNISSTASLIGDPTRTTILIALADGQALTAGELATLSGVSPQTASAHLAKLVEGSLISVEVQGRHRYYKLAGPEVAQVMEAIAVVSPPVKVRSLRQSSHKKALDYARTCYDHLAGKLGVALTEALIELGYLRDLGEFYQLTDKGKQWLREFGIHPLPKKVNPEAVPLHIDWTVRKHHLAGPLAISITQRLIDLGWVEKGAIRRSIQLTNLGRSAIGNEFMFDPTTL
- a CDS encoding tyrosine-type recombinase/integrase, which gives rise to MLEEYITNLEKQDKSPKTIISYRNDILIFMDDLHIKPNEFVTATDVRKWINGMLHPNDRKPLAITTINRRLNALRSFYSWAQKNQKLQHNPMEEIQDIKSADENQEKIMWLTEEEFEDLLNRVRKTPVKSRGVDPEEKYRRDRAIIYLLTYAGLRVDELSHLKLTDLDMELKRIRILGKGRKLRTVPMSNTLWQELYDWLLFRAEMANRKEHVAESPYVFYSQRSPQFTVRGIQTMMESYSLPQKKLTPHMFRHTFCKWMLKATHNDIEKVRRLAGHSNISTTARYLKDSYSDLADAVEAMPKF
- a CDS encoding DUF3231 family protein — protein: METNNQIRLTAPEMASLWTQYQTDTMNKCFFRYALEHIDDPDVQSIYRTALAITEQHIQAITEFMTLEQHPIPRGFTETDDVNIHAPRLFQDPFYLNYLYVMTLQGLTGYALTVSTSVRSDIRKYYITCMSETMALFDQSIHLMLSKGLFTRPPVLTPPDAIDFVQRQGFLTGWLGRRRPLNAIEIGDISFNMLKMHLHAALKVGFIQVAHSNEAREHFKRGLGIANKHIKLFESVLEEDHLNSPFSWQSMITDSTSTTFSDKYMMFQIQLSTQLSLSYYGSALSVNARRDIGADYLRLMIELLHFAEDGAQLMIKNGWLEQPPTASDRESIAKDRSNK